In bacterium, the sequence GAAACGTTTTCTAAAAATAAAAACAAAAAGCTTGAAGAAATAGAAAGTCAAGTTTCGCAAGCATTTAGTAATAGTGCAAATATGAAAACAATTTTTATGGAATTGCCTGTCCATAAGGTATTTATTGTTTTAGCAGGTGATATGAGTAATACGGCAAAAACGAGATTAGAGGGAGACTTTAAAGAAAGAGCTATAGACATTTTTGATATAGAGTGGCTCATTAATAATTTTACAGAATATTATCCTCAGATATTTTTTGAAGGGGAAACAATAAATTTTTTTCAAACAAAAATAGAGAATTTAGAAAAAAAGTATTCGTCAAGGAATATTAGCTTGTCAGAATATTTTGTAGAACCCTTAGTCGCTGCCATAGATATCCCTGCAAAATTTGACGAGGAAAAACTTATATTGATATGTAGGAATAAAAAAATGCCTTTTTCAAGTTTAAAATCTATTCTTTCTAAAAAACGAAAAATAATATTAACAGGCGATCCGGGGGTCGGCAAATCTAGTAACTTAGCTAAACTATCAATTGATATGTTAAGAAACGCGTATTCTTCTGCATTTAAAGAAATAAAACCATCAGGTAAAAAAATAGAAATACCTATTTTAATGTCGGCAAAGGAAGTTTTAGAAGCAAATGACTATAAAACAATGTTGGGAAAATTTTTAGGGGACTCAAATATAATAGAACGTTTTAAAGTCCAAGTAATACTAGTGGATGCATTAGATGAAGTGTTATCTCTTGAAAGAGAAAAAGTTATAAAAAGAGCAGAACAACTTTCTTTAGAAGCAAACTGTTCACTTGTTATTACAAGTCGTAAAATTAACATTATAGAAACATTGCCAAGTGGATTTGAAAAGTATGAGCTTTTACCTTTTGAATTAGGGCAGGCATTAAAACTTTTTGAAAAATTAGTTAGCAATAAACAAATATTAGATGTACTTAAAAATGGATTAGAAAAAATAAATTTTCAGATTCCAATGGTTCCGCTTTCATTGATGTTACTTATACAATTAGTAGAAGAAAATAAAGAGATTCCAGCCTCAGTAACTGAGCTTTATGATAGATTCTTCGATATGGCACTTGGACGATATGATAAAGAAAAAGGCATTGAAGTACTTTTCGATTATATTGTAAAAAAAAGATTTTTTGCTAAAATTGCTATAAAAGAATTTTTAAGTAAAAATAGGTTAAAAATAAATAGAGATGAGTATGAAAAATTTTTGGATGATTATGTAAATGAGTATAGTTTAGATAAAGAAATTTTATCGAAAGAACTTGAACGAGTTGGAATCCTTGATATAAGAGAAACAGTAACATTTAGACATAGAACTTTTTTGGATTATTCTGCAGCTTTTTATATTTACGATAAATGGGATGAATTTCCAAATTTGAGTGATTTTATTGTCGAAATTTATTTTGAGGATATTTGGGGAGATGTTGCATTTTTCTATATTGGTTTGAGGAGAGAAGTAAAAAATGACATTTTAGATAAAATCTTTAATTTTGAAAAGGGAAAAGAGAATATATTTTCATATACTCATAAATTTTTAGTAGGTAGATTAATTCAGGCTGGATGGAATTCCTCCGTTAAGACAAGATATTATGGACTTGAAAAAGCAATTGCATATGCTCCAGAAATAAGAGGAAGATTTTTGGATATCGTAAAAAAGGGGAAGATTAAGATTCCTAGGATATTTGCAGATTTTATTGTGATGGACATGGCCGAACTCTCATTTGGAAGTATGTTTTTATTTAAAGAAGCGAAACAGTTATTCAATGAACAGATTTCTAAACAACTTTCGGAAGATAATCTTTATATGTTATTGTCTCTATTATGGTCAATTAAGCGATTCTATAATCCAGATGAACTTCCAGATATGGTTAATAAATTTTTATTAGCTTTATCAAAATGTTCAAATTTAGGTCCAGAGGAACAAAGTAGAATCCTTTTATTTTTAATGCATATAGAAGTAAATGATAGTATCGCTAAAACAATAAGGAAAAGGTTAAATAGATTATCTAAGAGATACCCTGAAATATTTAGGGCATTTTTACCATGCAGAACAAAATGATAGAAATTTGGAGTTAAAGAATTACGAAATCAAATAAGAAATAAACTTTATAATTGTGTTGTTTTTAACTTTTAATGGAAGCTCTATCAGCGCTTCCTGACGAAGCGAAGCTTTGTTTTCAAATCCCACCGGGCTTGGAATAAATATTGTCGGCAACCCATCTTTTAACACTGGCCCCGTAACTACGTAAATTTCGTCATTATCTCTTGCATAAGCCCTTACCTTATCTTCGAGGCGCTTCCATACCCCTCGATTGAATCCCGCTGTCTGGGGGCTCATATTTGACATATAAAACGATTCTGACATCGCAGTCGCATCGTATATCATATCGCCCTGCCGGACAAAGATGTCCTCTATCGTAACCTGATTTCTTATAATCTTCCGGTGTTGCTGAACCTGTCGGTATCATCAGGTCAGGACGGAAGTTTTCTGTTCTTTTAAACTTAGAAGCTTCTGACATCCCTCTCGTTAGTTTATATACCCCCAAATCCGCCTGTTCGTATTTTTCATCGTAATTGAAGGGTGGATAATTGCATCTTAGAAATTATTTATGGACATCCCTGTCAACCTATGGCAAAAATTCAATTTATGCAATTATATTAAGGTCAATCATAGTATAAAGAAAAGTCTCGTAGTTATCCGAATGAAAATAATTTTTTTCTTGCAGAAAAAGAAAAACATGATTATACTACAACATATTTTTTAATATATAAATACAACAAAGTTATAAATGGATATGAATAAGGAATATAACAAAATCTTTTTGAATATACCATTGTTTTTTAGAAACTATGGAGAAAACTCAATAGTTGCAGATGGCTCATCCCTACAATTTATTATAGAAGAATGTATAGCTTTATCGGCTACAAATATTGCCTTGCGAGCAAACTCAGTTATAGCAGAATTTACAAATAATATTCCAGAAGCTTTTAAAAAAAGGATAATAATCATTGATAAAAAACGAAAAATTGCACAACAAAACCATGCTATTTTTGAACCATTAATTGAAGAATTTGGATTAGATATTAAAGGTTACGGGAATGCTATGACTATAAAAAATAAAAAAGTAGATTATAAATTGGCCACTCAAGTATTTTCACTTTATCGCGAAACTTATGATTTTCTTGTTGGTATGGAATACAAATTACAAATCGATATAAATATTAATCGTATAAAAAAAACGCTAAATACTCTTCTGCGCATTTCTAGAAATCCTGAATCTAGAGCTATTCTTTCAATCTTATTGGGGATTTTCAAAACATATAGACCAGAAATGATTGCTTCAATAAAACTGAAATCTCAGTCTCCGGAGTATTTAGTAAAACTTTTTAAAGAGTTTGTTCAAGATGAAACATATAGACAACTATCGCATCAAGTATATTTTATAGGATTTCCTCAATATATAAATAGGAGTTTTATTTTGGTATCCAGATTAGGGGAAAAACTTATAACTAAGTCTCCATTTAAACAAATAATTACTTTGTCTTCAAGGGGAGTTTCTGCTGTGAAACATATTCCATTGCCTGATTCTGAGATGTATGCTTCTCTGATAAAAGAAAATTACTTTCCTCCTATTATTTCCTTGGATAAATGCATTACTAAAGCTAAAAAAAACTGGGAATTAATCAAACCAGAAGTAATTCCGCCCCAATGTATTCTTAAAGATAAATATTTTTTTGAATATAATAAACAAAATAAATAGCAACGATTATTTTCTGTTTAAGACAGTAGACTATAAATATAAGCCTTTTATAGAGACATTGTTTATCATTAGTCGTTTCGTACAGGTTGGACATAGGGGGATACTTCAAGAGAAATACTTATACATATTTAAATCCTTCTACGTGACTTTTTACTTATTAGCAACAATTTTCCTCTTTTACCTCTCAATTGTCTATAAATATATACATGTTTCTATACTTTATGTTAGCATTTATTAAGGGGTAGAAAAAATATCTCCTTTTTAAATAGAAAAGTCTATTCCGTTTTTCATCAAGTCAAATATACTGATATGAAAACATTCCCCTGTCAATAGGTTTCTGAACCCCAGTTCAAACTCCACCGGGAAGGGAAGTCAAATGATTTTTTCTTCACCTAACAAATTTGTTAAGGACAAAAATCACTATAGAAAGTATCTGTCTAAAGGCAAGACAGGTGTTAGAGAGGGGGATTGTTAATCCTTGACAAAAAATTTTAACAATTTACAATATAGGAAGAGTTTGAAGGAGTATATAGTTTATAATAAAAGGAGTGTGAGAAATCGTTTGTCAGTAAGGAGGGGAAATGAGTTTTTTTATTATATTTTTAAGTTTAATCGGTTACGACCATTCAGACCATTTAAAGTCTCCTTATTTAGATTCTGTTAATATATCTCTAATCCGTTTAGATTCAGTTCGCTTAGATTCCATTAGTTTAGATATTTCTTGTTTAAAGTCCGCATATAAAGATTCTTCTTCTCTTCCAGATTCTTTTACAAAATCTGAATATAAAAATTGGAGTCGTTTATATAATATTTATCTAAAAATTCTTCATTTAGATTCTGTTTATAAAGATTCCCTTCGGTTAAATATAGATTATTTAAATTCTATGCGTTTAGATCCTGTTTGTAAAGATTCCATTCGTTCAGAGGATTCTTTGGAGCAAGTTAAGCGCTCTGCAAAGTTTTCGAGAAATTCTAGTGTTAAGCCTGAGTTTGCCTGGGCTGATACTTGTAAGTCTATGGTTGTTGAAAGGAAACCTCATTCAGGTTCCGGTTATGAAGTAACTTTAGAAGACTATGTATTCTCTGACCTAGTTTATAATGGTTGGTTATTAGATGTTTCTCCATCTAAGGTTACAAAATATACAAAAGCCTTAATTAATCTATATGAATATAGACGTGTTACCCCTGAAGGTTCCTCATCAGCTAAAGTTAATCTTTTGTTGGGCTATTATACTTATGCATTAGGCGCTAATTTTCTTTATTTTGATGGCACCTTAGGTTATTCTGGTTCTCCTGAGCGTCAAGGAGTTTATATAAGCCATGGTGTGGGGTTTTTCGAGAAGTGTATTAAGCTAGACTCTTATCAGGGTGTTTATTCGGACTTATCCCCATCAGATCGTTTCTTAGCCTATGCTATGTTTATTAAGTCTACTTATGAATTTTCTTTATCTGTAGGTAATCCACAAGTGTTGAAATACTATTTTCCTAAGTTAAACGAGACATATAAATCAGCATATGGTTCGTCTAGTAATTCTAAACTCCCAGCAATTCTTAAGCGTTGTCCTAAGTAAGGAGGTTTTATATTCAGGCTCTCTTAAGTTTTACGTGTACAGCTTGTTTAGATATAAAACAAGGAGAAATTTGGTAATCAACGTTTTTGGGGAAGTATAGACATTTCCAGTTCCCCAAGAATCAAACTTTCCCCATTCATTGATACTTCTGTTATAGTAGTTATAAT encodes:
- a CDS encoding DNA/RNA non-specific endonuclease; this encodes MIYDATAMSESFYMSNMSPQTAGFNRGVWKRLEDKVRAYARDNDEIYVVTGPVLKDGLPTIFIPSPVGFENKASLRQEALIELPLKVKNNTIIKFISYLIS
- a CDS encoding DNA/RNA non-specific endonuclease; amino-acid sequence: MSEASKFKRTENFRPDLMIPTGSATPEDYKKSGYDRGHLCPAGRYDIRCDCDVRIVLYVKYEPPDSGIQSRGMEAPRR